Genomic segment of Dermacentor albipictus isolate Rhodes 1998 colony chromosome 5, USDA_Dalb.pri_finalv2, whole genome shotgun sequence:
tatgcctaatatgtgtaccgacaggccttcagagcgctttcgaacgtgcctgtggcggtttgagcctctaagggcagtaaatgacacgcatgtatttttttccaactggccgatttttcggatgttttcgcgtcccctagggagttcgaaaaattggtcgtggactgtgcaactgaccaagatacttcaaatggtccttggcgcgaacgagtggcggaaggaggacaagaacagataTGActtacgcattgaggaataaacaggaaaggaagcttgctgccgccgttttgaaggagcttgagctcaaataaagttttggctgatgccgagatgcagttgtccctcatccaaaccaaaatactcTTTAAAGCAGTAAAACACAACACTTGGGcgtcgtgcgtgggctgagagtgtCAGGACAGGTGAGGTTGACTtatgagctgttgagagagaatctcaattgtgacagagtttgggcctcataccactaaGCTTGCTataagttgatagaaatagctcatattcgaaaatatttgcttctgtatgcatctcctttttgttCGTAtatgagaatgtccgactccatttgcattttttttgaagacactttatttgctgtgcattttactaacccctgccttctattctctttttgaataacataaacactactccttagtattccaattggattaagtcgctttttattttttcatgtgtttactagagagtgacagcatcaggcgatatggtttcagcctgtcttgacataaaacatagtctGCATCACTCAgcgaaatttgcaatggcactcagggaaaacctggaaaactcggggaatttggaaatgtcatctTGGTAGACACCTTGCATTGGCTGGCAGTAAGTTCTTTTGGCCACTGTTGGATGGTGCTGCATGCACCATATGTACCGGCGCCTCCTCTACTTTTTTAATGCCCGCCAGATGCGGCCGGCCCAACCGTTCACCACACTCTCCCATTGTCCTTTCCCACTCTCCCCTATCGGCTAGCGTGATAACCTGACACCTGGCAGATGCAGGGACGGAGCATCTACCACTTCTCACCGGTAATGGCAGCAGGGCGTTACACAAGCAGGCATACCTAAACTAGTCGTACCATCTGGGTAGCGTCGCACCGTGGCAACTCACTGAACTAAGGTGCCCCATGGCTCCCATTTAGGAGCGAGCGATTGCACTGGCATAGAAAAAAATAGGAGGCGTTGCATGTATACTGGCGAGCAAAAATTTGGTTAAAGATTGTtctgcaaaaaaatttttttcttttaagcctGGGCACGCTGACTAAAATCAAGTAGTACATCCTACATGCTTGTGTTTGACCAATGCAATGTATTGAAGCAATTCTACGTTTTGGGATTGTGCTAGAACATATTTAGCTTTTGCTGATGCCGTGGTGTCCACACTTCAAATTTTTGCTCGCACATGTACCTTTGCACCACTAGCCTCACACTCCTTCATACAAGGTGCAGCATGCTGCGTGCACCAAAGCACAGGAGAGTGCTGGAGCTACTGTGGAGTGGAGTGCAAGGCAGGTGTGATAGAGTGCATGTGCAACTGCCAAATCATCATGGCAAATTTGGTGCGCTGCCAGGTAGCCAACAGCTAGCAGGAGTTCTGAACTGCTGATTCAGATTAATTACATGCAGCGTCACATGCCGCCAGAATTATGGCTAATCTGCACACGCAGCACACTCACTCACAAGTACACTCACTTCAAAGGTGTGAGTATGAATATGAGTGAATGCCAGTGAGTATGAGTGGATTTGATTATTAATGTGAGTGAGTACCTGTGAGTATGGGTAGGCTTGAGTGTAAATGTGAGTTTTTGTGAGTGTGAACGTCAGTGCTGGTGAATGTGCATAGATGTGAGTTTGAACATGACTATATACATGCGAGAGAGACTAGGtgtgaatgtgagtgagtgctGGTGAGTGTGAGTATGCGTGAGTTTGAACATTAATGATGGTGAATGTGGGTGGATGTGAGTGTGAACATAAATACATGTGAGAGTGAGTAGCTGGGAATGTGAGTGAGTGCTGGCGAGTGTGAGTAGGCATGAATCTGAACATTAGTGCTGGCAAATGTATGTGAATTTGAGTGCGAATGTAAGTACATGTCAGAGAGAGAGTAGGTGTGAGTGTGAGCTGGTGAGTGTGAGTAGGTGTGTGAATGTAAGTACATGTGAGAGTGAGTAGGTGTGAATGTGAAGGAGTGCTAATGAGTGTAAGAAGGCATGTGTGTGAACATTAGTGCTGGTGAATTTGTGTGGATAGGAGTGTGAATATGAGCAAGTATGTGTGAGAGTGAGTAGGTGTGAATGTGAGCCCTGGTGAGTGTCAGTAGGCGTAGATGTGAACGTTAGCGCTGGTGAATATGTGTGGATGTGAGTGTGAACGTAAGTACATGTAAGAGTGAGTAACTGTGAGTGTGAGTAGGCGTGTGTGAATGTTAGTGCTGGTGAATGTCTGTGGATTTGAGTGTGAACGTCAGTGAGTACACGTGAGAGTGAGTGGGTTTGAATGTGAGTGAGTGCTGGTGAGTGTGAGTAAGCGTGAGTGTGAATGTTAGTGCTGCTGAATTTGTGTGGATGGGAGTGTGAACGTAAGTACATGTGAGAGTGAGTAGGTGTGAGTGTGCATAGACGTAAGTGGGTACCTGTGAGTTTGAACGTGGGATGGTGACAGTGATAGTGAACCTGAGTGAATGCCTGTGAGTGTGAGTAGACGTGAGTATAAATCTGTGAGTGTGAGTAGATGTGGGTATCAACAGGAGTGAGTGTCGGTAACTATGAGTGGACTTATAAATGCAAACGAGTACCTATGTGTGAGTTTCGGTATATATATGTAAGCATGAACCTGACTGACCGTCATCGAGTGTGAGTAGACGTGAGTGTGAATGTGAATGAGCACCTGATGGTTTGAGTAGATGTGAGTATGAACAAGGAAAGATGGAAATGAAGGAGCAAAATTTTAGACAGGCTCATTTCCCAAGTTCATAGGCAGACATAGAATGCAACATGCAAGAAACAATGCATGTCCTTCAAGATGGCTTTGTTCTTCGTAAGAGCGCCTTGGATATATTTACATGAAAGCAACCTCACGTTGGATTTGGAAGAGGTTTAGAGACAGCAAAGAAGGTCCACAACTTAAATCTAGAGCTTACCATCCTATCATCATCTGTTAAGCTGTTCGTGGGGCCCTTCTGACCCAGCTTATATTAACTGCAGGTAGGCTTGGTTTTGAACAATAGTCCTAAACCAGACTGGGGACGGGGCCAAGGGGCAGCTTTCGTGCTTTTTTGTGCGGCTCCAAAAATTCAGTCGAGCAGATGGCATACGAAGTGGTGCCTCCTCTCGCCTCTGTTCTGTGCCAGTATGATGTGGAGTGCTTGTGCTGTTGTGCCACACTGCGTGCCTATCATAGAAGCAACTGGCGCTCCCCCCTCGTTCGTCTGAAGTAATTGCCCTTGTGCTGAGCTTCAAACATCCACTGACAGCCTTGACATCATTGTGTCAGGCCAACTTGCCCAACTATGTGTACAAACCTCCAAAGTTTCACGAAACTGCTGACCCCTTCCCGTGGGTCAAACTGAGGGATCTGGTGGTGCGCCACACCAAGACCGCTGCTGAAACAAAAGAAGAATGCGACGCGGGTGATGTCAGCACACGCCCCGCCTCGTTCCTGCTGACGATGATTCACCAAAGGGATTTAAGATAGAACTGGTCCATTTCTAGAAGAGTCACCACCAGCCACCCCATCAGTCTAGTATGCCCTGGCTGCTACTTGTGCGCTATTTTCTGCtatagtaaaagctcgttaattcacaaCTCGTTTATTCGAAATTGAGGACAATTTGAAGTAGCAGCTGTGATCCatccaacaatgtattgaaagcagtATGTAACACATCctgctaattcacactgaaatctgcACTGCTACCAATAATTCGAACTCCGCGCCATCGTGGATGGGGAGAGCGCTAGAGTGCGGCAGCACGTTGGCGATGCCACGCGGTCCGCacagctttgctttttccatctgcgGCCCTTTGTTCAGGCCTGACTGGAGACGCCTTTGCGCCTGGCCATTGCGTGGCTAACCCCTCTGTCGCAGGTCGCTTCTCttccgtgaggttctgtataaagctCAAGGGCCGTCGCCGtgcactgcatgctgtatgtgcgagagaaCGCGTGTGAGGATGCGCCATGATGCACCAGTGaacacggctcaatctcgcgtgcacgaGCGAAGAAGGCGGGGCAGATGCACACCCTCTCCTGTCGTGGGCGAGGCACGGAGGTAAggcggaaagggggggggggcgttcttcCCCAGCGGCTGCTGCCTACTTATTGCGCGGCCATGCGagcgccttatcttgaaagcgatctgcgacgtggccaaagtgcacacctgtgtgggcctcatcttcaaaggaatctacgatgtttgcagagtgcccgcagtgccggtagcttcgtatgcgattCTTTCTATGTTTTGTTTGTGTTGAAGTGAGAGCTGTACAAAGGTctttcgctcgctgctactgccgcgattcctcacccCAGCGTTTTTCAGTGAGTTTTCACGGTCATAGAGcgagatttgttcatgtttacttgtgcgctcATGGCACCgtacttgttaatttagatagtaagcgaatgtttacaaatttatatggccgataaaactactactcTGACttaattacttgtacttactgattgtattaaagaaatggtaaactaatggcaatgaaagtggacaaaaaaacaacttgccacaggtggggaacgatcccacgtccttGCGTTATGCGTGCGATGCGTTACGCGTGCAATTCGAGCATCACAGAGCAAAAAAATTAGGTCTGCTTTTTTTCCCCGCTTGTCTTCGCAGGTTGGTGACATGGTAGCAGCCTTGGCACGTGGtcctgatgatgatgagaacTGGATCTTAGCAGAAGTGCTTCACTACAGCCATGGCAGCGCCAAGTATGAGGTGGATGACATTGATGAAGAGCAGAAGGAGAGACACACACTGAGCCGTCGCAGAGTTGTTCCCCTACCGCTCCTGCGAGCAAATCCCCTCACCGACCCCTCGGCATTGTTTGCCAAGGGAACACTCGTGATGGCATTGTACCCACAGACTACCTGCTTCTACCGGGCACTGGTTCATGAGCCTCCTAGTGGTCCCCAGGATGACTACCTCGTACTGTTTGAAGATTCATCATACCCGGAAGGCTATTCACCCCCTCTTGCAGTTGCACAACGTTATGTCATTTGCTGCAAAGAGATGCGTAAAAAGTAATGCTCAGTCTTTTGGCGTTCTTCGCAGTGGCTGCACCTATGGCTACAGTGGTTGCTGTATATTCCACTGATGGAGCAAAGCTGTACAGATGGAGTGCATAAAGTTTCAAGGGACTAGTTTCAGGAAGGAAAGAAATTGACATGATTTATGTtctgcccctttctttttttctgcggaGTAGGTTTAGACCTGACAATGGAGAGTGAAGTTTTGCCTCACTGGTCAATTCCTTCGCACTCCCTGCTGTGAATGAGGTAGCAGCAGGGGTCATAATTTTGTAttgatgccttttccgatgctaatGTCCTTTCGTACTATTTGAACTTCATCAGTTGCCAGAACAATGCTCAGCCCATGTTATCAAGATCAGCTGGCCATGAGGGGTGGTGAATGATAAGACTGGCATGTAATTGAGAGGAAGGCCTGGCCATGAGTGGTGGTGAATGATAAGACTGGCACGTAATTGAGaggaaggcatcgctacaaaatagcggccatGATTGTGCACATCCACTTTACCGTATTCAGCTTATTTTAATGTACACATTTCTCAGGGAAATTTTACTGAAATATGACATTTGCATTATAACCAATGTGAAACCAAAACtgcaataggtggtgtccaaatatCCCCCTTCCTGCCACTTTTGTTATGAAGCATAAGATGGCAATTTCTGGGCAGCTGATAGCAATAAGGAAGCTTCGGGCTGCAACAAAGAGTAATGTCTAGTCCACATAGCCTCCATtgcaataatttttcaatttcCAAGTGAGGAGAAATCATTTCTCTCCTGTACAATAAAAATCGGGTGGTGTAACAGTCAAAGGTGGTCAAAGGTCAAAGGTATGGCATCTTTTGCAGCGAAGTTGTTAAAGCGAGTTTCACAGCTGTTTTCATGTGCCAATGAAGGCTGGTGTGCAGCAGTGAGCTCGGTATCAACAGCCAGCAAAGCAACCTCTGTCCTctatttttgctttgaaatgTTATCAATCATACAATAAAGGTTACCTTGTGTATGTGTCACTGAGATGGAAAAAAACTTCTTGGCGGATCAGTAATCTGTAATTCTTTTTCTCATGTCTCGTTTTACTGGCTCCACGTTGAAGGTCAGCTGAAGTTTGTACAGCCACGGCAGTGAAAGCTGATCACCTGGTCTGGCAGCAGAGCCTGCATGGAAGCCCCAAAGCACTCGTATAACCAGGGCATTGGTCATCTATTATTACTGCAAATAGCCAGCAAGCAGACCCATGGTAGAAGTGTGTGAGAACTTGCTTTTACAGCTTTGTTGTATCGCTTGCTCAGACATAAAAATTGTGGTGTGTGTTACCATCGAGGGTGCATTATAAACAAGTAAATACTGGCCACTGAATGTAGGGCATGAAATCCTATTATTGCCTTCAGGACTTcatctcagggtgtctaccaaccgggaaaacaggGAAAACCGGGAATCCTCAGGGAATTTGCACAGTCTGGAAAAACtgggggaatttgtgcttctatcagggaaaattagctgcaactttattgaaagggtaCGAAAGTCATGTTGATGCTGgttccagtaacagaggaatcaaTGAATCGTCATTCACGCCGTGTCTTCGGCACGATgtttgccagagtagttaacgaccgattttccggacgcttTTTCGGGCAtacccgataatttgcacggttttgctgcaccaccacatactccatatagtcaatgtatattgccctgactgcaggtctgaaatggcattaatcaaagctgccaccgccgctattttgattatctcgcctcctcgcaccggcactctcgcacgcagatccgctggcagccttattaaccaccaccgctgcaacgttaggcctagctgcttctacgttcgctgttaagcttcttgtagtgcgatgccgtgtttttcattgaaagaattcgctgctgtcagcaatagCACCGACTTCGCCTTTGTATTCCTCGCGATaggcttcgaagctcgcaaagCACAGCGCATTGCGTAATGCCAGCCTCCGAAAATTAGCTTTGCCTCAGTATGGCAGTGGtaggcagtgaagcataacaagggtgggaaggggcaattgtcacgggacacagtatgtattccttaattatatacacgcgtgcaccttcgtctcctgtcacagtacgagcatcgatatgcctaataagtgtactggcaggccttaaaagctttttggacgtgcctgttgcaattttagcccttaagggcagttaaagtcatgcattcattgttttcggactgcccgatttttggAATGTTTTTGCGGCCTctagggagtccaaaaaattAGAC
This window contains:
- the Sgf29 gene encoding SAGA-associated factor 29 isoform X3, translated to MQKEADNAVIQEKMRELTHVIQQCQEERNRSEHNLTNITKTHERIQQEQKLSPYYKSKLRGSVGRRSTSFSERPKEALRRGALMKMLQQNALTLPLFIGKEDEKPPPLCGAIPAEPNYVAKVGDMVAALARGPDDDENWILAEVLHYSHGSAKYEVDDIDEEQKERHTLSRRRVVPLPLLRANPLTDPSALFAKGTLVMALYPQTTCFYRALVHEPPSGPQDDYLVLFEDSSYPEGYSPPLAVAQRYVICCKEMRKK
- the Sgf29 gene encoding SAGA-associated factor 29 isoform X4 codes for the protein MQKEADNAVIQEKMRELTHVIQQCQEERNRSEHNLTNITKTHERIQQEQKLSPYYKSKLRERPKEALRRGALMKMLQQNALTLPLFIGKEDEKPPPLCGAIPAEPNYVAKVGDMVAALARGPDDDENWILAEVLHYSHGSAKYEVDDIDEEQKERHTLSRRRVVPLPLLRANPLTDPSALFAKGTLVMALYPQTTCFYRALVHEPPSGPQDDYLVLFEDSSYPEGYSPPLAVAQRYVICCKEMRKK